CGTGAACGGGATCGGGGGAGCGGTGGAGAGAAGGCTCAGGGCGGCGTCGGCCACGCCCGCCGTTTCACTTATTCCGATGGCGGTCAACGGAAGGGGTGAAAAGGTGACGTCTGTCGAATACGAATAATTTCCCTCATCCGCGTAAGTGTGCGATCCGGTCACGGTGAAGGATCCACCACCCCCGCTGGTGATGTCGCCAGGTGACGTCGTGCCGTCGCCCCAATGGATCGCGGCCGTATAGTCGGCAAGAGCGCCGGGGTTCAAATCGCTGAAGGTGGCGACCGTGACGTTCGTAAAGGCGGCGCCTTCGACCAGGCCGGAAATCAAAACCGGTGACGAAACGATATCACCGGGCAAAATCGCGGCCGAGGCGGGCGATGAATAACAGAGCACGGTCGCGATCAGGCTGCAGACGGCGATGAGCTTTGAGTGGCGCATTCTTCCTCCTCCGCACAGGTTTCGCGATTATCTGTCACGCATGGCTCACGATACCCTGGCCGATGGTTGATGGAGATAAACAGGCGAGAAAGCTCTGCAAAATGTATACGCCACCTATTGTATAATAAATGTCATGTGTTGAGCTGAAGCCGTGGGGTTGAAATCTCTATACTGTAAGATTTGTCAACGAAGATTTGTAAACTTCAGAGAGGGTCGGCACGTGAGTCGGCAGGTGTACTGCTGTAGTTGTTGATATTGAGTAATCGCTAAAACAGGGAGGTGTGTGCACTGGGCCAGAATTGTTTTATGGCTAGGTCCTAAATATTTCATCAGGGTTATCCCATAGGCCATAGAAAAAGGGCTTACGGTTTTCACCGTAAGCCCTTGATCTAGCTGGTCGGGATGAGAGGATTTGAACCTCCGACCCCCTGAACCCCATTCAGGTGCGCTCCCAGACTGCGCTACATCCCGACGCGAAGGAAGGGACATTTACCG
The DNA window shown above is from Fundidesulfovibrio terrae and carries:
- a CDS encoding PEP-CTERM sorting domain-containing protein — protein: MRHSKLIAVCSLIATVLCYSSPASAAILPGDIVSSPVLISGLVEGAAFTNVTVATFSDLNPGALADYTAAIHWGDGTTSPGDITSGGGGSFTVTGSHTYADEGNYSYSTDVTFSPLPLTAIGISETAGVADAALSLLSTAPPIPFTPGVPLSNFLLATFGDANPFGSVIDFTGMIDWGDGTQTPGIILAGSPGEFALEGSHTYAGGGSFPISIGIKDTGGASLRTTTTASSRSVPEPCTLALIGIGALGLPWLRRRKVNP